The following are encoded together in the Roseivirga misakiensis genome:
- a CDS encoding pirin family protein, with the protein MKTIVHKAESRGFADHGWLRSRHTFSFAGYHNPERVHFGALRVLNDDQVAAGKGFGTHPHDNMEIVSIPLYGDLAHKDSTGNEKVIKSGDVQIMSAGSGLRHSEYNHSQEDEVQFLQIWVFPKERDIEPRYEQKTFSAEDRVNKFQTVVSPEETSAVWINQDAFFSLANLDAGTELTYEVKKPGNGVYFFVLNGELSIAGEKLDTRDAVGVSDTESAHLKASSYAEVLAIEVPMALN; encoded by the coding sequence ATGAAAACGATAGTACACAAAGCAGAATCACGAGGGTTTGCCGATCATGGTTGGTTAAGAAGTAGACATACTTTTAGTTTTGCTGGCTATCATAACCCAGAACGCGTTCATTTCGGTGCGCTCAGGGTTTTAAACGATGACCAAGTAGCGGCTGGTAAAGGTTTTGGTACACATCCGCATGACAACATGGAAATTGTGTCTATTCCATTATATGGAGACTTGGCGCATAAAGACAGCACCGGTAATGAAAAGGTGATAAAATCTGGTGATGTACAGATTATGTCTGCCGGATCAGGGCTTCGTCACTCTGAATACAATCATAGCCAAGAAGATGAAGTACAATTTCTCCAGATTTGGGTTTTTCCAAAAGAACGAGATATAGAACCACGTTATGAACAGAAAACATTTAGCGCAGAAGACAGGGTTAATAAGTTTCAGACTGTGGTTTCTCCTGAAGAGACCAGCGCTGTTTGGATCAATCAAGATGCATTTTTCAGTTTAGCGAATTTAGACGCTGGGACTGAACTTACTTATGAAGTTAAAAAGCCTGGTAATGGTGTATACTTCTTTGTTCTGAATGGGGAGCTTAGTATCGCGGGTGAAAAATTAGACACTCGAGATGCCGTGGGTGTGAGCGATACCGAAAGTGCTCACTTGAAAGCTAGTTCTTATGCAGAAGTTTTGGCGATTGAAGTACCGATGGCCCTCAATTAA
- a CDS encoding lipocalin-like domain-containing protein, with amino-acid sequence MKHLKFTYLALCLTLLYSCELTDLQTPPDLMEERGLPETEEAFIAALTSGSDQKWETISFTLEGFRGLQGCRLDDTFTFYGDGTYRYDGGSSLCGDADDIRVKTGMWEVDFDNLQIIFDKDTSIEAIATLQANVENRIWLIGEVDIFGEFMDIRGVYGMVD; translated from the coding sequence ATGAAACACTTAAAATTTACTTACCTGGCACTTTGCCTCACACTTCTATACTCATGCGAACTGACAGACTTGCAGACACCACCAGATTTAATGGAAGAAAGGGGTTTACCGGAAACGGAAGAAGCTTTTATAGCAGCACTAACTAGTGGTTCAGATCAAAAGTGGGAAACAATATCCTTCACGTTAGAAGGTTTCAGAGGTCTTCAAGGCTGTAGGCTTGACGATACCTTTACCTTTTATGGCGATGGCACTTATCGCTACGATGGTGGATCGTCACTTTGTGGTGACGCAGACGACATAAGAGTTAAGACTGGCATGTGGGAGGTAGATTTTGATAACCTCCAAATCATATTTGATAAAGACACATCCATTGAAGCGATCGCAACACTTCAGGCTAATGTTGAAAACCGTATATGGCTTATTGGCGAGGTAGACATTTTCGGAGAATTTATGGATATCAGAGGTGTCTACGGCATGGTAGATTAA
- a CDS encoding lipocalin-like domain-containing protein, which translates to MKTLRSTAKLISFLATISILGACSLVDLENPPAAPEVESPIGIPQSEAELMTALTNDDNREWRAVTFSLEGVGVQQCRRDDMLVFFNDGTYRYDGGETLCGGADDQRIKTGIWTIDFDNLQLVFDAGTSIEAIATVSGLSENRIELLGQVDIFGQLLDIRGIYEFAE; encoded by the coding sequence ATGAAAACACTAAGATCAACAGCAAAACTAATCAGCTTCCTAGCGACCATTTCTATACTTGGTGCGTGCAGCTTAGTAGACTTGGAAAATCCACCAGCAGCACCTGAAGTTGAATCACCAATAGGTATACCACAATCCGAAGCAGAACTTATGACGGCACTTACCAATGACGATAATCGCGAATGGCGTGCCGTAACTTTTTCACTTGAAGGTGTGGGGGTTCAACAATGCCGAAGAGATGATATGCTAGTATTCTTCAATGATGGTACTTACCGCTACGACGGTGGAGAAACACTTTGTGGTGGAGCAGACGATCAGCGAATTAAAACTGGTATTTGGACAATAGATTTTGACAACCTGCAGCTGGTTTTCGATGCAGGAACATCAATTGAAGCGATTGCCACGGTGTCTGGTTTATCGGAAAATAGAATCGAGCTACTTGGACAGGTAGATATCTTTGGGCAGCTTTTAGACATTAGAGGTATCTACGAATTTGCTGAATAA
- a CDS encoding DUF547 domain-containing protein, translating to MKKSIIIFIGLLFGALANAQNLDGFLDKADAFFKANVANGLVDYASIKADGKDLNGLVNQIGSFDAASLSPIERKAFFINAYNILVINGIIKEYPTKSPLEIGGFFDTKKHTIAGQQMTLNELEKDNLLKVTGDEKLHFVLVCAAISCPPIATFAYRPENLDAQILERTKMALSNDEFIQVNDDKKSVGLSEIFKWYPGDFKDKADNIIAYINQYRTNKIPSSYKTTYYTYNWTVNAQASKKDNEPTSNLQVFTPSVLLKKGQVELRSFYNIYTQNSVRNREGNSVALEDRQSFFNVQYSFNYGITKSARLNVGVDVIVSSFSDGSFLSPVFQSGDRNEVALAAFGPVVRFSPFKKLPNLSIRSAFWFPGASNLEDRNGVFVNHDRYTSFTQLFYDMELNTSWRLFLEADLLYRFARRDDQVDFFRTPLTGILSYFLPNGKASLFALYQYSPRFERLDNGFDSQFGLSQWFQQAGVGFKYQLNSKLELEASYSNFFASRNDGGGQTFNLGFRWLK from the coding sequence ATGAAAAAATCAATCATAATATTCATTGGCTTACTTTTCGGAGCATTGGCCAATGCACAGAACTTAGACGGATTTTTGGATAAAGCAGATGCTTTCTTCAAAGCAAATGTAGCCAATGGTCTAGTAGACTACGCCAGCATAAAAGCTGACGGAAAAGACTTAAATGGTCTAGTAAATCAGATCGGCAGCTTTGATGCCGCTAGCCTGAGCCCAATCGAAAGAAAAGCGTTCTTTATCAATGCTTACAACATATTGGTGATCAATGGTATAATCAAAGAATATCCTACAAAATCACCTTTGGAAATTGGTGGATTCTTCGATACAAAAAAGCATACGATCGCTGGCCAGCAAATGACATTGAACGAGCTGGAAAAAGACAATCTTTTAAAAGTGACAGGTGACGAAAAACTTCATTTTGTTTTGGTTTGCGCCGCTATTAGCTGTCCGCCAATTGCCACTTTTGCTTACCGACCAGAGAATTTGGATGCCCAAATCTTAGAACGAACTAAAATGGCGCTATCCAACGATGAATTCATTCAGGTAAATGATGACAAAAAATCTGTGGGACTTTCTGAAATCTTCAAATGGTATCCTGGAGATTTTAAGGATAAAGCAGACAATATCATCGCATATATCAATCAGTATAGAACTAATAAGATACCGTCTTCTTACAAAACTACTTATTACACCTACAACTGGACTGTTAACGCACAAGCGTCAAAAAAAGATAACGAGCCTACTTCAAACCTTCAGGTGTTTACGCCCTCTGTACTCTTGAAAAAAGGACAAGTAGAGCTCAGGTCATTTTATAACATTTACACCCAGAACAGTGTAAGAAACAGAGAAGGCAATAGCGTTGCGCTAGAGGATCGTCAAAGCTTTTTTAATGTTCAATACTCGTTTAACTACGGGATTACAAAATCAGCAAGATTAAATGTAGGAGTCGATGTAATTGTGAGTTCTTTCTCCGATGGCAGCTTCCTTTCACCAGTTTTTCAATCGGGCGATAGAAATGAGGTAGCCTTAGCTGCCTTTGGCCCGGTGGTGAGATTTTCACCATTCAAAAAGCTACCGAACTTATCAATCAGGTCTGCTTTTTGGTTTCCAGGTGCGAGTAATCTCGAAGATAGAAATGGCGTATTCGTAAACCACGATCGTTATACCTCCTTTACACAGTTATTTTACGATATGGAATTAAACACTAGTTGGAGACTCTTCTTAGAGGCAGATTTACTGTACAGGTTTGCCCGAAGAGATGATCAAGTGGATTTCTTCAGAACACCATTAACAGGTATTCTATCTTATTTCCTCCCGAATGGTAAAGCGTCACTATTCGCATTGTATCAGTATTCTCCTCGTTTCGAACGCCTTGACAATGGGTTTGATAGTCAGTTTGGTTTATCTCAATGGTTTCAGCAAGCAGGTGTAGGATTCAAATATCAACTGAATAGTAAACTAGAACTGGAAGCGTCTTACTCCAACTTTTTTGCATCAAGAAATGATGGTGGTGGACAAACATTCAACCTCGGCTTTAGATGGTTGAAATAG
- a CDS encoding DinB family protein, translated as MKTDYNLREITLAAFEQFLTVEDNDAEKKPAYDKWSAKQIMGHLIDSAINNQGRFVKAQQSDSLIGEGYDQEAWVEVQNYQSMNWHDILILWRQLNLHMSSLMEQTPDDVRSKERIQHNLHEIAFYTVQQNQPTTLDYFMQDYVVHVKHHLGQVRDVLSMDDV; from the coding sequence ATGAAAACCGACTATAATCTCCGTGAGATAACACTTGCTGCTTTTGAACAATTCTTGACCGTTGAAGATAATGACGCTGAAAAAAAGCCAGCCTATGACAAATGGTCGGCAAAACAGATTATGGGCCACCTAATTGATTCGGCAATTAACAATCAAGGCCGATTTGTAAAGGCTCAGCAGTCAGACAGCTTGATTGGAGAAGGCTACGACCAAGAAGCTTGGGTAGAAGTCCAGAACTATCAATCAATGAACTGGCACGACATTTTGATCTTATGGCGACAGTTAAACCTGCACATGTCTAGCCTAATGGAACAAACTCCCGATGATGTTAGAAGTAAAGAAAGAATTCAGCATAACTTACATGAGATAGCTTTCTACACTGTACAACAAAATCAACCGACAACTTTAGATTACTTTATGCAAGATTATGTGGTCCACGTAAAACATCACTTAGGGCAAGTCCGCGATGTTTTGAGTATGGATGATGTGTAA
- a CDS encoding 4Fe-4S binding protein: MSSVDPSLSIANPDLKDADVVQKAGLALAGLGVLVLFLSWGGVAIPPSIGLPIALLGILVGTVIYSARLYLNQPEGIKNNGVWFRSLTSRGVLGWVAGIVLTGFYVLLYWFPEYIGFKASGNEGFVALFDPLSMFFKGKPASQWFLYGTLYTLCITALGVKFLFKYRHNRYQFVRTLVVIASQLFLAYLIPEILAGLNYNDVTTASGEYLGYFNTDLKNSWPLDYDFFYDWQLNAFQEPSYQPVGTLYLIIGIAMFLVVTPIITYYVGKRWYCSWVCGCGGLAETAGDPFRHLSSKKLSAWRLERWLIHSVMVFVFVMTAATIYGYFWNTGEVFGLNIYKTFQQPYGFLIGATFSGVIGVGFYPMLGNRVWCRFGCPMAGYMGIIQRFKSRFRITTNGGQCISCGNCSTYCEQGIDVRSYAQKGQNIVRASCVGCGVCSAVCPRGVLNLENGPEQGRTDLPPIIIGNESIKVSN; encoded by the coding sequence ATGTCATCAGTAGATCCAAGTTTATCTATCGCTAACCCTGACTTAAAGGACGCAGATGTTGTCCAGAAAGCTGGCTTAGCACTTGCTGGTTTGGGAGTATTAGTCCTTTTTTTATCATGGGGCGGTGTAGCTATTCCACCATCAATTGGCCTTCCCATCGCTCTATTGGGTATTTTGGTTGGTACAGTTATTTACTCTGCACGACTCTATTTAAACCAACCAGAAGGTATTAAAAATAATGGCGTTTGGTTTAGGAGTCTGACAAGCAGAGGTGTGTTAGGTTGGGTAGCAGGTATTGTGCTTACAGGGTTTTATGTATTGCTGTACTGGTTTCCAGAATACATCGGTTTTAAAGCGTCGGGCAATGAGGGTTTTGTGGCCTTATTCGATCCTTTGAGTATGTTTTTTAAAGGAAAACCTGCGAGTCAATGGTTTTTATATGGTACGCTATACACCCTTTGTATTACCGCACTTGGCGTTAAATTTCTTTTTAAGTACCGCCATAATCGATACCAGTTCGTGAGAACACTCGTGGTGATTGCTAGCCAGTTATTTCTGGCTTACCTCATCCCAGAGATACTCGCTGGTCTAAATTATAATGATGTCACAACGGCAAGCGGAGAGTATCTAGGCTACTTCAATACAGACTTAAAGAATTCTTGGCCCTTAGATTATGATTTCTTTTACGATTGGCAACTCAATGCCTTTCAAGAACCATCATATCAGCCGGTAGGAACACTTTACCTAATCATCGGTATTGCCATGTTTCTGGTTGTTACCCCTATCATTACTTACTACGTGGGTAAAAGGTGGTACTGCTCATGGGTATGTGGCTGTGGAGGACTAGCTGAAACTGCTGGAGATCCATTCAGACACCTATCATCAAAAAAATTAAGCGCATGGAGACTTGAAAGGTGGTTGATCCACTCCGTTATGGTTTTCGTTTTCGTAATGACTGCTGCCACCATTTACGGATATTTCTGGAACACCGGAGAAGTCTTTGGTCTGAACATCTACAAGACTTTTCAGCAGCCATACGGTTTCCTAATTGGAGCAACTTTCTCGGGTGTCATTGGGGTTGGTTTTTATCCGATGCTTGGCAACCGTGTTTGGTGTCGCTTTGGCTGTCCGATGGCTGGCTATATGGGCATTATTCAACGCTTTAAGTCTAGATTTAGAATTACTACGAATGGCGGCCAGTGTATCTCATGTGGTAACTGTTCTACGTATTGTGAGCAAGGAATTGATGTTAGGTCTTATGCACAAAAGGGGCAGAACATTGTAAGAGCAAGTTGTGTGGGTTGTGGCGTCTGTTCTGCAGTATGTCCAAGAGGTGTTTTGAACCTAGAGAATGGCCCAGAGCAAGGAAGGACTGATTTACCACCAATCATTATCGGTAATGAAAGTATTAAGGTGAGTAATTAG
- a CDS encoding NAD(P)/FAD-dependent oxidoreductase, with product MQHIVIIGNGISGITTARHIRKKSDQRITVISAETDHFYSRTALMYIYMGHMKYEHTKPYEDWFWEKNRIELKRAYVEKVDTESKTLTFAGGESMPYDKLVLATGSKSNKFGWPGQDLKAVQGLYNYQDLESMETYTKDISRAVIVGGGLIGIEMAEMLLSRNIPVTFLVREGSFWNNVLPDGESEMINRHIREHHVDLRLSTNLKEILSDENGRARAVVTDSGEEIPCQFVGLTAGVSPNIGFLEGSGIETNRGIMVDPYLETNVKDVFAAGDCAEFRETNGERRNLEQVWYTGRMMGEVLAETICNKPTKYEPGHWFNSAKFFDIEYQTYGWVWAKPKDNENDFYWEHESGKISLRLRWDKETDKLLGVNNFGFRLRHHAFDKWFKEERTVQYVLEHLRDANFDPEFYKSHEEEIVNQFNAENGTKVSLKKKSWKRILQLVSN from the coding sequence ATGCAACACATTGTTATTATTGGGAATGGTATTTCTGGTATTACTACCGCGAGACACATCAGAAAGAAAAGTGATCAAAGAATCACGGTAATTTCTGCAGAGACAGACCATTTCTACTCTCGAACAGCCCTTATGTATATATACATGGGGCACATGAAATACGAACATACTAAGCCATATGAAGATTGGTTTTGGGAAAAGAATAGAATAGAACTAAAAAGAGCATATGTCGAAAAGGTAGATACCGAAAGTAAGACCTTGACTTTCGCAGGAGGTGAGTCTATGCCATACGATAAGCTTGTTTTGGCGACTGGTTCTAAATCGAATAAGTTCGGTTGGCCGGGACAAGACTTAAAAGCTGTACAAGGACTCTACAATTATCAAGACCTAGAAAGCATGGAAACCTATACGAAGGATATTTCCAGAGCGGTAATTGTAGGTGGTGGCTTAATCGGAATTGAGATGGCTGAAATGCTATTAAGCCGAAATATACCAGTGACATTTTTGGTTCGTGAAGGAAGCTTCTGGAACAATGTGTTACCTGATGGAGAGTCTGAAATGATTAATCGACACATTAGAGAGCACCACGTAGACCTCAGACTGAGCACTAATCTGAAAGAAATTTTGTCTGATGAAAACGGACGAGCCAGAGCGGTAGTCACCGATTCTGGCGAGGAAATTCCATGTCAGTTTGTAGGCCTAACCGCAGGAGTTTCACCGAATATTGGTTTTTTAGAAGGTTCGGGTATCGAAACGAACCGAGGAATCATGGTCGATCCTTATCTGGAAACAAATGTCAAAGATGTATTCGCTGCCGGGGACTGTGCAGAGTTTCGGGAAACTAATGGGGAAAGAAGAAACCTAGAACAAGTTTGGTATACAGGAAGAATGATGGGAGAAGTACTTGCCGAAACCATCTGTAATAAGCCGACTAAATATGAGCCAGGTCACTGGTTTAACTCCGCGAAATTTTTCGATATCGAATATCAGACTTACGGATGGGTATGGGCTAAGCCAAAGGATAACGAAAACGACTTTTACTGGGAGCACGAAAGTGGCAAGATCTCTTTGAGACTCCGCTGGGATAAAGAAACGGATAAGCTTTTAGGGGTAAACAATTTCGGTTTTCGCTTAAGACATCACGCTTTCGACAAGTGGTTTAAGGAAGAGCGTACAGTTCAATATGTCTTAGAACATTTGAGAGATGCCAACTTTGACCCAGAATTTTACAAATCTCATGAAGAAGAGATTGTTAATCAGTTTAATGCTGAAAATGGAACAAAAGTCAGCCTGAAGAAGAAGAGCTGGAAAAGAATTTTACAATTAGTCTCAAATTAG
- a CDS encoding head GIN domain-containing protein — translation MNSLRTAMIALAFLMIASLSFAQNRESVNVSNFTELSVSNAFVVEISVGNTEALEIEIEDEFREYLIAEVRNGTLVIGLDNKNWSRKQRRMNSSAKAFLTVKSLERIEVSGAVSVRTRDILKSDKLRVGLSGASVARLEIETNDLNLQASGACVVNLEGEAKNQNIKMSGSSIYRAFDLQSETGVVRVNGASNASISVSEDLDVRASGASSIYYKGDPKLKMDTSGASSVKRSR, via the coding sequence ATGAACTCTTTACGAACCGCAATGATTGCTTTGGCTTTTTTGATGATCGCCAGCCTATCATTTGCGCAAAATCGTGAGAGTGTGAACGTTTCTAACTTCACTGAATTGAGTGTTAGTAATGCATTCGTTGTTGAAATTAGTGTTGGAAATACAGAAGCGTTGGAGATTGAAATAGAAGACGAATTTAGAGAATATCTTATAGCAGAGGTGAGAAACGGTACTTTAGTTATTGGTTTAGATAACAAGAACTGGAGTAGAAAGCAGCGGAGAATGAATAGTTCGGCCAAGGCTTTTCTTACTGTTAAATCTTTAGAAAGAATAGAAGTTAGTGGTGCCGTAAGTGTACGCACTAGAGATATTTTAAAATCAGATAAACTCCGTGTAGGATTATCTGGTGCTTCAGTAGCCAGATTAGAAATAGAAACGAACGACTTGAATTTACAAGCTTCTGGTGCTTGTGTAGTTAATCTTGAAGGAGAAGCTAAAAACCAAAACATAAAAATGTCTGGTTCTTCTATCTACAGAGCTTTTGACTTGCAAAGTGAAACTGGTGTAGTTCGAGTGAACGGTGCTAGTAACGCAAGTATTTCGGTAAGCGAAGATTTAGATGTTCGTGCATCTGGTGCCTCAAGTATTTATTATAAGGGTGATCCTAAATTAAAAATGGATACTTCTGGCGCCTCTAGCGTAAAAAGAAGTAGATAG
- the meaB gene encoding methylmalonyl Co-A mutase-associated GTPase MeaB produces the protein MKRSKLSTEAYIDGVLSGDRILLSRAITLCESHRPEDVSQAEALLMAIMPHTGKAVRIGITGVPGVGKSTFIESFGGLVTQKGKKLAVLTIDPSSQKTKGSILGDKTRMEELARNPNAFIRPSASGSALGGVSSKTRSVMLLCEAAGFDVIFIETVGVGQSETLVHGMVDFFLLLMLAGAGDELQGIKKGIMEMADAVVINKADGPNQAVAKRAKVDYQNALHLFPMDESGWLPKVKLCSALEKTGLEDVWEVIQEQQEQVKQSGYFQLNRQRQQVNWLKENVNELLETAFYQNSEIQSVLNDVIEKVEKGELPAMNAANLLMKKFSDQN, from the coding sequence ATGAAGCGAAGTAAACTTAGCACTGAAGCCTATATTGATGGCGTCCTGTCAGGGGATAGAATCCTTCTTAGTCGTGCCATTACCTTATGCGAAAGCCATCGGCCTGAAGATGTAAGCCAAGCTGAAGCTCTGTTGATGGCTATTATGCCGCATACTGGAAAAGCAGTTCGTATAGGGATTACGGGTGTGCCTGGTGTGGGAAAAAGTACTTTTATTGAATCTTTTGGAGGGTTAGTCACCCAAAAAGGGAAGAAACTCGCCGTGCTCACCATAGACCCGAGTAGTCAAAAGACCAAGGGCAGCATATTGGGTGATAAAACTCGCATGGAAGAATTGGCTAGAAACCCGAATGCATTTATTAGGCCATCGGCATCAGGTTCAGCACTTGGTGGAGTGAGTAGTAAAACAAGGTCCGTTATGCTTTTGTGTGAAGCGGCTGGCTTCGATGTCATTTTTATTGAAACTGTTGGAGTCGGTCAATCCGAAACGCTAGTGCATGGCATGGTTGATTTTTTCCTGCTCCTGATGTTAGCAGGGGCTGGGGATGAACTTCAAGGTATTAAGAAAGGTATTATGGAAATGGCCGATGCGGTTGTGATTAACAAGGCCGACGGTCCAAATCAAGCAGTGGCTAAAAGGGCGAAGGTAGATTACCAAAATGCCCTTCATCTTTTTCCAATGGATGAATCTGGTTGGCTTCCAAAGGTAAAACTGTGCTCTGCTTTAGAGAAAACGGGTCTTGAAGACGTTTGGGAGGTGATCCAAGAGCAACAAGAGCAGGTGAAGCAATCAGGTTACTTTCAGCTGAATCGCCAGCGACAACAAGTAAATTGGTTAAAGGAAAACGTCAATGAATTGCTCGAAACGGCTTTCTATCAAAACAGCGAGATTCAATCTGTCTTAAATGACGTAATTGAAAAAGTGGAGAAAGGTGAGCTACCAGCCATGAATGCTGCTAACCTTTTAATGAAGAAATTTTCGGATCAGAATTGA
- a CDS encoding rhodanese-like domain-containing protein, with amino-acid sequence MEKVKRIQPKEALSLLKDNPITILDVRDEIEYTVSHLKGAVRYEEGMLDDLEKNQPILVYCTVSLRSNKLAKRLQKQGFNQIYELKNGLIGWSNANMPMVDTQNSNTDEVHVYNRFFGTFLKKGTAVY; translated from the coding sequence ATGGAAAAGGTGAAAAGAATTCAACCGAAAGAGGCCTTGAGTTTACTCAAAGACAATCCGATTACAATTCTTGACGTAAGAGATGAAATTGAATACACTGTCAGTCATTTAAAAGGTGCTGTTCGATATGAAGAAGGTATGCTTGACGACTTGGAGAAAAATCAACCGATTCTGGTGTACTGCACGGTTTCTTTAAGGAGTAATAAATTGGCGAAAAGGCTACAAAAACAAGGCTTTAATCAGATTTACGAACTAAAAAACGGACTAATCGGTTGGTCTAATGCCAATATGCCGATGGTTGACACCCAAAACTCGAATACCGACGAGGTACATGTTTACAATCGCTTCTTTGGCACATTTCTAAAAAAAGGTACAGCAGTTTATTAA
- a CDS encoding TIGR04282 family arsenosugar biosynthesis glycosyltransferase, whose product MSKELLIVFVKNPQLGKAKTRLAATVGKEKALAVYELLLAKTKEETANLSVDKIVYYADFIDENDLWDNDRYKKGLQTDGDLGKKISSVFQSAFDTGYERICIIGSDCYDLTQNHLETAFEALQKHEAVIGLAEDGGYYLLGISTMNKQLFENKNWSTETVASDTIEDFKSLGMTFQELPTLNDIDTEADLGPWADHILTANA is encoded by the coding sequence ATGTCGAAAGAGTTACTCATTGTATTTGTAAAAAACCCTCAATTAGGTAAGGCCAAAACACGACTTGCAGCAACTGTTGGGAAAGAAAAGGCGCTCGCAGTTTATGAACTTCTGCTGGCCAAGACGAAAGAAGAAACCGCCAACCTATCGGTAGACAAGATTGTCTACTATGCCGATTTCATAGATGAAAATGACCTTTGGGACAACGATCGCTATAAGAAAGGCTTACAAACGGATGGTGACCTAGGAAAGAAAATCTCGAGTGTATTTCAAAGCGCTTTCGATACTGGTTATGAAAGAATCTGCATTATTGGGAGTGATTGCTATGACCTGACGCAAAATCATTTGGAAACAGCATTTGAAGCACTTCAAAAGCATGAGGCAGTCATAGGACTCGCGGAAGATGGCGGATACTATCTGCTCGGAATCTCAACGATGAATAAACAGCTTTTCGAAAACAAAAATTGGAGCACCGAAACTGTAGCTTCAGATACCATCGAGGATTTCAAATCCCTAGGTATGACTTTTCAAGAATTACCTACGCTCAACGATATAGATACCGAAGCCGACTTAGGCCCTTGGGCCGATCATATTTTAACTGCAAATGCTTAA
- a CDS encoding MOSC domain-containing protein encodes MANLKISDLWIYPIKSLAGIQLTKATVERRGLQYDRRWVLVDENGVFVNQRDYPEMNFLQPIINESSITIKYKQGEKESLTFSLSEPDTDPVKVTVWDDVCTGTPVDASADAWFSEFLGKPVRLLYMHKDGIRPADPRYAISDADEVSYADGYPILMISEASLALLNSKTEENIPMNRFRANIIISGADAHQEDSLHKIEIDGVKLFGVKPCARCVMTTIDIDTGLKGKEPLKTLSTYRKVGHKILFGENFIPASEGSIEIGQEIIVHSTKKTAL; translated from the coding sequence ATGGCTAACCTAAAAATCAGCGACCTCTGGATATACCCCATTAAGTCATTAGCGGGCATACAATTAACCAAAGCGACAGTAGAAAGGCGCGGCCTACAATATGATCGTCGGTGGGTATTGGTCGATGAAAACGGCGTCTTTGTGAACCAGCGAGACTATCCTGAAATGAATTTTCTACAGCCTATTATCAACGAAAGTTCAATCACTATCAAGTATAAACAGGGTGAAAAAGAGTCATTGACTTTTAGCCTTTCTGAGCCAGATACTGACCCGGTAAAAGTTACAGTCTGGGATGATGTGTGTACCGGAACCCCAGTTGACGCGTCTGCGGATGCCTGGTTTAGTGAATTTCTGGGAAAACCTGTTCGACTTTTATATATGCACAAAGATGGTATCCGACCAGCCGACCCACGATATGCAATCAGTGATGCAGATGAAGTGAGTTATGCCGATGGCTACCCAATTTTAATGATTAGCGAAGCTTCATTGGCTTTACTGAATAGTAAGACCGAAGAAAACATCCCAATGAATCGGTTTAGAGCCAACATCATCATCTCTGGTGCAGATGCGCACCAAGAAGATTCACTTCATAAAATAGAGATAGATGGTGTAAAACTGTTTGGTGTAAAACCATGCGCAAGATGCGTCATGACCACCATTGATATTGATACTGGTTTGAAAGGAAAAGAGCCTCTTAAAACGCTTTCTACTTACCGAAAAGTAGGGCATAAAATTCTCTTTGGCGAAAACTTCATTCCCGCTTCAGAGGGATCGATCGAAATAGGGCAAGAAATCATTGTTCACTCCACGAAAAAGACGGCACTGTAG